From one Ursus arctos isolate Adak ecotype North America unplaced genomic scaffold, UrsArc2.0 scaffold_1, whole genome shotgun sequence genomic stretch:
- the ICOS gene encoding inducible T-cell costimulator isoform X1, with product MKSDLWYFLLFCFQVEALTGEINDSAKSEMFMFHDGGVQILCKFSDTVWQFKMKLWKGTEVLCDLTKTKESGNTESIKNPKSCQSQLSNDGVSFFLNNLDSSHASYYACELSIFDPPPFQKKNISREYLNVYESQTCCQLKFWLPIGCAAFVVVYIFGCVFLCWLTKKKYRSSVHDPNSEYMFMAAVNTAKKPGFTGTAPSGVLGRAECSSH from the exons GAGAAATCAATGATTCTGCCAAGTCTGAGATGTTCATGTTTCACGATGGAGGTGTACAAATTTTATGCAAATTCAGTGATACTGTCTGGCAATTTAAAATGAAGTTGTGGAAAGGGACGGAAGTACTCTGTGATCTCACTAAGACAAAGGAAAGTGGAAACACAGAGTCCATCAAGAATCCAAAATCCTGTCAGTCTCAGTTATCCAATGACGGTGTCTCCTTTTTTCTGAATAACTTGGACAGTTCTCATGCCAGCTACTACGCCTGCGAACTGTCAATTTTTGATCCTCctccttttcaaaaaaagaatattagcaGAGAATATTTGAATGTTTATG AATCACAGACTTGCTGCCAGCTGAAGTTCTGGTTACCCATAGGATGTGCAGCTTTTGTTGTTGTCTATATTTTTGGATGCGTATTTCTTTGTTGGCTTACAAAAAAG AAGTATCGATCCAGTGTGCATGACCCTAACAGTGAATACATGTTCATGGCAGCAGTGAACACAGCCAAAAAACCCGGATTCACAGGTACTGCTCCATCTGGGGTTTTGGGCAGAGCAGAGTGTTCCTCACATTAA
- the ICOS gene encoding inducible T-cell costimulator isoform X2: MKSDLWYFLLFCFQVEALTGEINDSAKSEMFMFHDGGVQILCKFSDTVWQFKMKLWKGTEVLCDLTKTKESGNTESIKNPKSCQSQLSNDGVSFFLNNLDSSHASYYACELSIFDPPPFQKKNISREYLNVYESQTCCQLKFWLPIGCAAFVVVYIFGCVFLCWLTKKKYRSSVHDPNSEYMFMAAVNTAKKPGFTGVTHNLELCGTQA, translated from the exons GAGAAATCAATGATTCTGCCAAGTCTGAGATGTTCATGTTTCACGATGGAGGTGTACAAATTTTATGCAAATTCAGTGATACTGTCTGGCAATTTAAAATGAAGTTGTGGAAAGGGACGGAAGTACTCTGTGATCTCACTAAGACAAAGGAAAGTGGAAACACAGAGTCCATCAAGAATCCAAAATCCTGTCAGTCTCAGTTATCCAATGACGGTGTCTCCTTTTTTCTGAATAACTTGGACAGTTCTCATGCCAGCTACTACGCCTGCGAACTGTCAATTTTTGATCCTCctccttttcaaaaaaagaatattagcaGAGAATATTTGAATGTTTATG AATCACAGACTTGCTGCCAGCTGAAGTTCTGGTTACCCATAGGATGTGCAGCTTTTGTTGTTGTCTATATTTTTGGATGCGTATTTCTTTGTTGGCTTACAAAAAAG AAGTATCGATCCAGTGTGCATGACCCTAACAGTGAATACATGTTCATGGCAGCAGTGAACACAGCCAAAAAACCCGGATTCACAG GTGTGACTCATAATTTGGAACTCTGTGGCACCCAGGCATGA